From Klebsiella electrica, the proteins below share one genomic window:
- the glnG gene encoding nitrogen regulation protein NR(I), whose amino-acid sequence MQRGIAWIVDDDSSIRWVLERALTGAGLSCTTFENGNEVLDALTTKTPDVLLSDIRMPGMDGLALLKQIKQRHPMLPVIIMTAHSDLDAAVSAYQQGAFDYLPKPFDIDEAVALVDRAISHYQEQQQPRNITITSPTADIIGEAPAMQDVFRIIGRLSRSSISVLINGESGTGKELVAHALHRHSPRAKAPFIALNMAAIPKDLIESELFGHEKGAFTGANTVRQGRFEQADGGTLFLDEIGDMPLDVQTRLLRVLADGQFYRVGGYAPVKVDVRIIAATHQNLEQRVQEGKFREDLFHRLNVIRVHLPPLRERREDIPRLARHFLQIAARELGVEAKQLHPETETALTRLAWPGNVRQLENTCRWLTVMAAGQEVLTQDLPSELFETAIPDSPTHMQPDSWATLLGQWADRALRSGHQNLLSEAQPEMERTLLTTALRHTQGHKQEAARLLGWGRNTLTRKLKELGME is encoded by the coding sequence ATGCAACGAGGGATAGCCTGGATCGTTGATGACGATAGCTCCATCCGTTGGGTGCTTGAACGCGCGCTCACCGGAGCAGGCTTAAGTTGTACAACGTTTGAAAACGGCAACGAGGTGCTTGATGCACTCACCACCAAAACCCCGGATGTACTGTTATCTGATATCCGGATGCCGGGAATGGATGGGTTGGCGTTACTGAAACAAATTAAACAGCGTCACCCCATGCTTCCGGTCATCATAATGACCGCGCATTCGGATCTGGACGCGGCGGTCAGCGCCTATCAGCAAGGCGCCTTTGACTATCTGCCCAAACCTTTTGATATTGATGAAGCGGTCGCCCTGGTCGATCGTGCGATCAGCCACTATCAGGAACAGCAGCAGCCGCGCAATATCACGATAACCAGCCCGACGGCCGATATCATCGGCGAAGCGCCGGCGATGCAGGACGTCTTTCGCATCATCGGCCGCCTGTCGCGTTCATCGATCAGCGTATTGATCAACGGCGAATCCGGTACCGGTAAAGAGCTGGTCGCGCACGCCTTGCATCGCCATAGCCCGCGGGCAAAAGCGCCGTTTATCGCACTGAATATGGCTGCTATCCCAAAAGACCTGATCGAATCTGAACTTTTCGGTCACGAAAAAGGGGCGTTTACCGGCGCCAATACCGTGCGTCAGGGACGTTTTGAGCAGGCTGACGGCGGGACTCTGTTCCTCGATGAGATCGGTGATATGCCGCTCGATGTGCAGACGCGCCTGCTGCGCGTTCTGGCCGATGGCCAGTTCTATCGCGTTGGCGGCTATGCGCCGGTGAAGGTAGACGTGCGCATTATTGCCGCCACCCACCAGAACCTTGAGCAGCGCGTACAGGAAGGGAAGTTCCGTGAGGACCTGTTCCATCGCCTGAACGTGATTCGCGTTCATCTGCCGCCGCTGCGCGAGCGCCGCGAGGATATTCCCCGCCTGGCGCGGCATTTCCTGCAAATTGCCGCCCGCGAACTGGGGGTCGAAGCCAAGCAGCTCCATCCGGAGACGGAAACCGCGCTAACCCGTTTAGCCTGGCCCGGTAACGTCCGCCAGCTGGAGAACACCTGCCGCTGGCTGACGGTGATGGCAGCAGGCCAGGAGGTTCTGACGCAGGATCTTCCCAGCGAACTGTTTGAAACCGCGATTCCCGATAGCCCGACGCATATGCAGCCGGACAGCTGGGCAACGTTACTGGGACAGTGGGCCGATCGCGCCCTGCGTTCCGGTCATCAAAACCTGCTTTCGGAAGCGCAGCCGGAGATGGAACGGACGCTGCTCACTACCGCCCTGCGTCATACGCAAGGGC
- the glnL gene encoding nitrogen regulation protein NR(II), whose protein sequence is MATGTQPDAGQILNSLINSILLVDDDLAVHYANPAAQQLLAQSSRKLFGTPLPELLSYFSLNIDLMQESLLAGQGFTDNEVTLVIDGRSHILSLTAQRLPEGYILLEMAPMDNQRRLSQEQLQHAQQIAARDLVRGLAHEIKNPLGGLRGAAQLLSKALPDPALMEYTNVIIEQADRLRNLVDRLLGPQHPGMHVTESIHKVAERVVKLVSMELPDNVRLVRDYDPSLPELPHDPDQIEQVLLNVVRNALQALGPEGGEIILRTRTAFQLTLHGVRYRLTARIDVEDNGPGIPSHLQDTLFYPMVSGREGGTGLGLSIARSLIDQHSGKIEFTSWPGHTEFSVYLPIRK, encoded by the coding sequence ATGGCAACAGGCACTCAGCCCGATGCTGGGCAGATCCTTAACTCTTTAATCAACAGTATTTTACTGGTCGATGACGACCTGGCGGTGCATTACGCGAACCCGGCCGCGCAGCAGCTGCTGGCGCAAAGTTCACGTAAGCTCTTTGGCACGCCGCTCCCGGAACTGTTGAGTTATTTTTCCCTGAATATTGACCTGATGCAGGAAAGCCTGCTGGCGGGCCAGGGTTTTACCGACAACGAAGTGACGCTGGTTATCGATGGCCGCTCGCATATCCTGTCTCTGACGGCACAGCGCCTGCCTGAAGGCTATATCCTGCTGGAGATGGCCCCGATGGATAACCAGCGGCGCCTGAGCCAGGAGCAGCTGCAGCACGCCCAGCAAATTGCGGCGCGGGATTTGGTTCGCGGGTTGGCCCATGAGATCAAAAATCCGTTAGGCGGTCTGAGAGGCGCTGCGCAATTGCTGAGTAAAGCGCTGCCTGACCCGGCGTTGATGGAATACACCAACGTGATTATTGAACAGGCCGATCGCTTAAGAAATCTGGTCGATCGCCTGCTGGGGCCGCAGCATCCAGGGATGCACGTGACCGAAAGCATCCATAAGGTTGCCGAACGGGTTGTGAAGCTGGTCTCGATGGAACTGCCGGATAACGTCAGACTGGTCCGCGATTACGACCCGAGCCTGCCGGAGCTCCCTCATGACCCGGACCAGATCGAGCAGGTTCTGCTGAATGTCGTTCGCAACGCGCTACAGGCGCTGGGGCCAGAAGGCGGCGAGATCATCCTGCGCACCCGTACCGCCTTTCAGTTGACGCTGCACGGCGTTCGTTACCGCCTCACCGCGCGTATTGACGTCGAGGACAACGGCCCGGGAATTCCGTCTCATTTACAGGATACGCTGTTCTATCCCATGGTTAGCGGTCGCGAAGGCGGTACCGGTCTGGGGCTCTCCATTGCCCGCAGTCTTATCGATCAGCACTCCGGCAAAATTGAATTTACCAGTTGGCCAGGGCATACCGAATTCTCGGTATACCTGCCTATTCGGAAGTAG
- the glnA gene encoding glutamate--ammonia ligase, with protein sequence MSAEHVLTMLNEHEVKFVDLRFTDTKGKEQHVTIPSHQVNAEFFEEGKMFDGSSIGGWKGINESDMVLMPDATTALIDPFYEEPTLIIRCDILEPGTLQGYDRDPRSIAKRAEEYLRSTGIADTVLFGPEPEFFLFDDIRFGASISGSHVAIDDIEGAWNSSTKYEGGNKGHRPGVKGGYFPVPPVDSSQDIRSTMCMILEEMGLVVEAHHHEVATAGQNEIATRFNTMTKKADEIQIYKYVVHNVAHRFGKTATFMPKPMFGDNGSGMHCHMSLSKNGVNLFSGDKYAGLSEQALYYIGGVIKHAKAINALANPTTNSYKRLVPGYEAPVMLAYSARNRSASIRIPVVTSPKARRIEVRFPDPAANPYLCFAALLMAGLDGIKNKIHPGEAMDKNLYDLPPEEAKEIPQVAGSLEEALNALDADREFLTAGGVFTNDAIDAYIALRIEENDRVRMTPHPVEFELYYSV encoded by the coding sequence ATGTCCGCTGAACACGTTTTGACGATGCTGAACGAGCACGAAGTGAAGTTTGTCGATCTGCGCTTCACCGATACCAAAGGTAAAGAACAGCACGTCACAATTCCTTCTCATCAGGTAAATGCCGAATTCTTCGAAGAAGGCAAAATGTTTGATGGCTCCTCGATTGGTGGCTGGAAAGGTATTAACGAATCTGACATGGTTCTGATGCCGGATGCGACCACTGCGCTGATCGACCCGTTCTATGAAGAACCGACTCTGATCATCCGCTGCGATATCCTGGAACCAGGCACGCTGCAGGGCTACGACCGTGACCCGCGCTCCATCGCAAAACGCGCTGAAGAATACCTGCGCTCTACTGGCATCGCAGACACCGTTCTGTTTGGGCCAGAACCAGAATTCTTCCTGTTCGACGATATCCGTTTCGGCGCCTCTATCTCTGGCTCCCACGTGGCTATCGACGACATCGAAGGCGCATGGAACTCCTCCACCAAATACGAAGGTGGTAACAAAGGTCACCGCCCAGGCGTGAAAGGGGGTTACTTCCCGGTTCCGCCGGTTGACTCCTCTCAGGACATCCGTTCTACCATGTGTATGATCCTGGAAGAAATGGGCCTGGTTGTTGAAGCTCACCACCACGAAGTGGCTACCGCGGGTCAGAACGAAATCGCGACCCGTTTCAACACCATGACCAAAAAAGCGGACGAAATTCAGATCTACAAATACGTTGTGCACAACGTTGCACACCGTTTCGGTAAAACCGCGACCTTCATGCCGAAACCAATGTTCGGTGACAACGGTTCCGGTATGCACTGCCACATGTCTCTGTCCAAGAACGGCGTTAACCTGTTCTCTGGCGACAAGTATGCAGGTCTGTCTGAACAAGCGCTGTACTACATCGGCGGCGTTATCAAGCACGCTAAAGCGATCAACGCCCTGGCAAACCCGACCACCAACTCCTACAAGCGTCTGGTCCCGGGTTATGAAGCACCGGTCATGCTGGCTTACTCCGCCCGTAACCGTTCCGCTTCCATCCGTATTCCGGTAGTCACCTCGCCGAAAGCACGCCGTATTGAAGTGCGCTTCCCGGACCCGGCGGCTAACCCGTACCTGTGCTTCGCAGCACTGCTGATGGCTGGCCTTGACGGTATTAAGAACAAAATCCATCCGGGCGAAGCGATGGACAAAAACCTGTACGACCTGCCGCCGGAAGAAGCGAAAGAGATCCCACAGGTTGCGGGTTCTCTGGAAGAAGCACTGAACGCGCTGGATGCTGACCGTGAGTTCCTGACGGCTGGCGGCGTGTTCACCAACGACGCTATCGATGCCTACATCGCCCTGCGTATTGAAGAAAACGACCGCGTACGTATGACTCCGCACCCGGTTGAATTCGAACTGTACTACAGCGTCTGA